The Drosophila nasuta strain 15112-1781.00 chromosome 2L, ASM2355853v1, whole genome shotgun sequence genome window below encodes:
- the LOC132797846 gene encoding myosin heavy chain, muscle isoform X4 produces the protein MPKPAASQEDEDPTPYLFVSLEQRRIDQSKPYDSKKNCWVPDEKEGYLLGDIKATKGDIVSVGLPGGETKDFKKDQLQQVNPPKYEKAEDMSNLTYLNDASVLHNLRQRYYNKLIYTYSGLFCVAINPYKRYPVYTNRCAKMYRGKRRNEVPPHIFAISDGAYVDMLTNHVNQSMLITGESGAGKTENTKKVIAYFATVGASTKKDESQKNKGSLEDQVVQTNPVLEAFGNAKTVRNDNSSRFGKFIRIHFGPTGKLAGADIETYLLEKARVISQQSLERSYHIFYQIMSGAVAGVKEICGLTDNIYDYHIVSQGKVTVPSIDDSEEFILTDQAFDILGFTKQEKEDVYRITAAVMHMGGMKFKQRGREEQAEQDGEEEGGRVSKLFGCDTAELYKNLLKPRIKVGNEFVTQGRNVQQVTNSIGALCKGVFDRLFKWLVKKCNETLDTKQKRQHFIGVLDIAGFEIFDYNGFEQLCINFTNEKLQQFFNHHMFVLEQEEYKKEGIEWAFIDFGMDLLACIDLIEKPMGILSILEEESMFPKATDQTFSEKLTNTHLGKSAPFQKPKPPKPGQQAAHFAIGHYAGVVAYNITGWLEKNKDPLNDTVVDQFKKSQNKLLIEIFADHAGQSGGGEQAKGGRGKKGGGFATVSSAYKEQLNSLMTTLRSTQPHFVRCIIPNEMKQPGVVDAHLVMHQLTCNGVLEGIRICRKGFPNRMVYPDFKMRYMILAPAVMAAEKLPKNAATKCLEAVGLDADLYRIGNTKVFFRAGVLGQMEEFRDERLGKIMSWMQAWARGYLARKGFKKLQEQRVALKVVQRNLRKYLQLRTWPWYKLWQKIKPLLNVSRIEDEIARLEEKAKKAEELHAAEVKVRKELEALNAKLLAEKTALLDSLSGEKGQLQDFQERNAKLQAQKNDLENQLRDIQERLTQEEDARNQLFQQKKKADQEISGLKKDIEDLELNIQKAEQDKATKDHQIRNLNDEIAHQDELINKLNKEKKMQGESNQKTGEELQAAEDKINHLNKVKAKLEQTLDELEDSLEREKKVRGDVEKSKRKVEGDLKLTQEAVADLERNKKELEQTIQRKDKELSSITAKLEDEQVVVGKHQRQIKELQARIEELEEEVEAERQARAKAEKQRADLARELEELGERLEEAGGATSAQIELNKKREAELSKLRRDLEEANIQHESTLANLRKKHNDAVAEMAEQVDQLNKLKAKAEHDRQTCHNELNQTRTACDQLARDKAAQEKIAKQLQHTLNEVQSKLDETNRTLNDFDASKKKLSIENSDLLRQLEEAESQVSQLSKIKISLTTQLEDTKRLADEESRERATLLGKFRNLEHDLDNLREQVEEEAEGKADLQRQLSKANAEAQVWRSKYESDGVARSEELEEAKRKLQARLAEAEETIESLNQKCIGLEKTKQRLSTEVEDLQLEVDRANAIANAAEKKQKAFDKIIGEWKLKVDDLAAELDASQKECRNYSTELFRLKGAYEEGQEQLEAVRRENKNLADEVKDLLDQIGEGGRNIHEIEKARKRLEAEKDELQAALEEAEAALEQEENKVLRAQLELSQVRQEIDRRIQEKEEEFENTRKNHQRALDSMQASLEAEAKGKAEALRMKKKLEADINELEIALDHANKANAEAQKNIKRYQQQLKDIQTALEEEQRARDDAREQLGISERRANALQNELEESRTLLEQADRGRRQAEQELADAHEQLNEVSAQNASISAAKRKLESELQTLHSDLDELLNEAKNSEEKAKKAMVDAARLADELRAEQDHAQTQEKLRKALEQQIKELQVRLDEAEANALKGGKKAIQKLEQRVRELENELDGEQRRHADAQKNLRKSERRIKELSFQSEEDRKNHERMQDLVDKLQQKIKTYKRQIEEAEEIAALNLAKFRKAQQELEEAEERADLAEQAISKFRAKGRAGSVGRGASPAPRATSVRPQFDGLAFPPRFDLAPENEF, from the exons ATGCCGAAGCCAGCCGCTAGCCAGGAGGATGAGGATCCCACCCCATACCTGTTCGTGTCTTTGGAACAAAGACGTATCGATCAATCGAAACCCTATGATTCGAAGAAGAACTGTTGGGTGCCCGACGAGAAGGAGGGTTATCTCCTTGGTGACATCAAGGCTACCAAGGGTGATATCGTCTCCGTCGGTCTGCCTGGTGGAGAG acCAAAGACTTCAAGAAAGATCAGCTCCAGCAGGTGAACCCTCCGAAATACGAAAAAGCTGAGGATATGTCTAACTTGACATACCTTAACGATGCCTCTGTGCTCCATAACTTGAGGCAGAGATACTACAACAAGCTCATCTAT ACCTACTCCGGTCTTTTCTGCGTTGCCATCAATCCTTACAAGCGCTACCCCGTCTATACCAACCGTTGCGCTAAGATGTACCGTGGCAAGCGCCGTAATGAGGTGCCACCCCATATTTTCGCCATCTCTGACGGTGCCTACGTCGACATGTTGACCAACCACGTGAATCAATCCATGTTGATTACCGGTGAGTCTGGTGCTGGTAAGACTGAGAACACGAAGAAGGTCATTGCGTACTTCGCCACTGTCGGCGCTTCGACCAAGAAGGATGAGTCCCAGAAGAACAAGGGCTCCCTTGAGGATCAGGTTGTGCAAACTAACCCTGTGCTTGAGGCCTTCGGTAACGCCAAGACCGTGCGTAACGATAACTCCTCTCGTTTC GGTAAATTCATCCGTATTCACTTCGGCCCCACCGGTAAACTGGCTGGTGCTGATATTGAGACCT ATCTGTTGGAGAAGGCTCGTGTCATCTCTCAGCAATCTCTGGAGCGCTCCTACCACATCTTCTACCAGATCATGTCTGGTGCCGTCGCTGGTGTTAAAG AAATCTGTGGTTTGACCGATAACATCTACGATTACCACATTGTCTCCCAGGGCAAGGTTACTGTGCCCAGCATCGACGATTCTGAGGAATTCATCCTCACTGAT CAAGCCTTCGACATCTTGGGCTTCACCAAGCAGGAGAAGGAGGATGTGTACCGCATCACCGCCGCTGTCATGCACATGGGTGGCATGAAGTTCAAGCAACGTGGTCGCGAGGAGCAGGCTGAGCAGGACGGTGAAGAGGAGGGTGGCCGTGTGTCTAAGCTGTTCGGCTGCGACACCGCTGAGCTGTACAAGAACTTGCTCAAGCCCCGCATCAAGGTCGGTAACGAGTTCGTCACCCAGGGCCGTAACGTCCAGCAGGTCACCAACTCCATCGGTGCTCTGTGCAAGGGTGTCTTCGATCGTCTCTTCAAATGGCTGGTCAAGAAGTGTAACGAGACTCTGGATACCAAGCAGAAGCGTCAGCATTTCATTGGTGTGCTGGATATTGCTGGTTTTGAAATCTTCGAC TACAACGGTTTCGAGCAACTGTGTATTAACTTCACCAACGAGAAGTTGCAACAATTCTTCAACCATCACATGTTCGTTTTGGAGCAAGAAGAATACAAGAAGGAAGGTATTGAGTGGGCCTTCATCGATTTCGGTATGGACTTGTTGGCCTGTATTGATTTGATTGAAAAG CCTATGGGTATCTTGTCCATCCTGGAAGAAGAGTCTATGTTCCCCAAGGCCACCGATCAGACCTTCTCGGAGAAGTTGACCAACACCCATTTGGGCAAGTCAGCTCCATTCCAGAAGCCCAAGCCACCAAAGCCCGGCCAGCAGGCTGCTCACTTTGCCATTGGCCATTATGCTGGTGTTGTCGCCTATAACATCACCGGTTGGTTGGAGAAGAACAAGGATCCTCTGAACGACACTGTTGTCGACCAGTTCAAGAAGTCGCAGAACAAGCTGCTCATCGAAATCTTCGCTGATCATGCTGGTCAGTCCGGTGGCGGTGAACAGGCTAAGGGCGGTCGTGGCAAGAAGGGTGGTGGCTTCGCTACCGTCTCGTCGGCCTACAAGGAGCAGTTGAACAGCTTGATGACCACTCTGCGTTCGACACAGCCTCACTTCGTCCGTTGCATCATTCCCAACGAGATGAAACAACCTGGCGTGGTTGATGCCCACTTGGTCATGCACCAGCTGACTTGTAACGGTGTGCTTGAAGGTATCCGTATTTGCCGTAAAGGTTTCCCCAACAGAATGGTCTACCCCGATTTCAAGATGCG TTATATGATTCTGGCACCAGCTGTCATGGCAGCCGAAAAACTGCCAAAGAACGCTGCCACCAAATGTTTGGAAGCCGTTGGACTGGACGCAGACTTGTATCGCATTGGTAACACCAAG GTGTTCTTCCGTGCCGGTGTCCTGGGTCAGATGGAAGAGTTCCGTGATGAGCGTTTGGGCAAGATCATGTCCTGGATGCAAGCCTGGGCTCGTGGTTACCTGGCCCGTAAGGGCTTCAAGAAGCTGCAGGAGCAGCGTGTTGCCCTCAAGGTCGTCCAGCGCAATCTGCGCAAATACCTGCAGCTGCGTACCTGGCCCTGGTACAAACTGTGGCAGAAGATCAAGCCTCTGCTCAACGTCAGCCGTATTGAGGATGAGATTGCC CGTCTGGAAGAGAAGGCCAAGAAGGCTGAGGAACTGCATGCCGCTGAAGTGAAAGTGCGCAAGGAATTGGAGGCTCTGAACGCCAAGTTGTTGGCTGAGAAGACCGCTCTGTTGGACTCTCTGTCCGGCGAGAAGGGTCAGCTGCAGGACTTCCAGGAACGCAACGCTAAGTTGCAGGCCCAGAAGAACGACCTCGAGAACCAGCTGCGC GACATCCAAGAGCGCCTGACTCAGGAGGAAGATGCCCGCAACCAGCTGTtccagcagaagaagaaggccGACCAGGAGATCTCTGGCCTGAAGAAGGACATCGAGGATCTGGAGCTGAACATCCAGAAGGCCGAGCAAGATAAGGCCACCAAGGATCACCAGATCCGCAACTTGAACGACGAGATCGCCCACCAGGATGAGCTCATCAACAAGTTGAACAAGGAGAAGAAGATGCAGGGCGAGAGCAACCAGAAGACTGGTGAGGAACTGCAGGCCGCCGAGGACAAGATCAACCACTTGAACAAGGTTAAGGCTAAGCTCGAGCAGACCCTCGACGAACTCGAGGATTCTCTGGAGCGTGAGAAGAAGGTGCGCGGTGATGTTGAGAAGTCCAAGCGCAAGGTTGAGGGTGACCTCAAGCTGACCCAGGAGGCTGTTGCCGATCTGGAGCGCAACAAGAAGGAGTTGGAGCAGACCATCCAGCGCAAGGACAAGGAACTGTCCTCCATCACCGCCAAGCTCGAAGACGAGCAGGTCGTTGTTGGCAAGCACCAGCGCCAGATCAAGGAACTGCAGGCCCGCATCGAGGAGCTCGAGGAGGAGGTCGAGGCCGAGCGTCAAGCCCGCGCCAAGGCCGAGAAGCAGCGCGCCGATTTGGCTCGTGAGCTCGAGGAATTGGGTGAGCGTCTGGAAGAGGCTGGCGGTGCCACCTCTGCCCAGATTGAGCTCAACAAGAAGCGTGAGGCTGAGCTGAGCAAGCTGCGTCGCGATCTTGAGGAGGCCAACATCCAGCACGAATCCACCCTGGCTAACCTGCGCAAAAAGCACAACGATGCCGTCGCCGAGATGGCTGAGCAGGTTGATCAGCTCAACAAGCTGAAGGCCAA GGCTGAGCACGATCGTCAGACTTGCCACAACGAGTTGAATCAAACTCGTACCGCCTGCGATCAGTTGGCACGCGATAAG GCCGCCCAGGAGAAGATCgccaagcagctgcagcacacCCTCAACGAGGTCCAATCGAAATTGGATGAGACCAACAGGACTCTGAACGATTTCGATGCCAGCAAGAAGAAGCTGTCCATTGAGAACTCCGACCTGCTCCGCCAATTGGAGGAAGCCGAGTCCCAGGTGTCTCAGCTGTCCAAGATCAAGATCTCCTTGACCACCCAGCTGGAGGATACCAAGCGTCTGGCCGACGAAGAGTCGCGCGAGCGTGCCACCCTTTTGGGCAAGTTCCGCAACTTGGAGCACGACCTCGACAACTTGCGCGAGCAGGTTGAGGAGGAGGCTGAGGGCAAGGCTGATTTGCAGCGTCAACTCAGCAAGGCCAACGCCGAGGCTCAGGTCTGGCGCAGCAAGTACGAATCCGATGGTGTTGCCCGCTCTGAGGAGTTGGAGGAAGCCAAGAGGAAGCTGCAGGCCCGCCTTGCTGAGGCTGAGGAGACCATTGAGTCGCTCAACCAGAAGTGCATTGGCCTGGAGAAGACCAAGCAGCGTCTGTCCACCGAAGTCGAGGACTTGCAGCTGGAGGTCGACCGTGCCAACGCCATTGCCAACGCCGCCGAGAAGAAGCAGAAGGCATTCGACAAGATCATTGGCGAATGGAAGCTCAAGGTCGACGATTTGGCTGCTGAGCTCGATGCCTCCCAGAAGGAGTGCCGCAACTACTCCACCGAGTTGTTCCGTCTTAAGGGCGCCTACGAGGAAGGCCAGGAGCAGCTGGAGGCTGTCCGTCGTGAGAACAAGAACTTGGCTGATGAAGTCAAGGATCTGCTCGACCAGATCGGTGAGGGTGGCCGCAACATCCATGAGATCGAGAAGGCCCGCAAGCGCCTGGAAGCCGAAAAGGACGAGCTCCAGGCTGCTCTTGAGGAAGCTGAGGCTGCTCTTGAACAGGAGGAGAACAAGGTGCTCCGCGCCCAGCTGGAGCTGTCCCAGGTGCGCCAGGAAATCGACCGCCGCATCCAGGAGAAGGAAGAGGAATTCGAGAACACCCGCAAGAACCACCAGCGCGCTCTCGACTCCATGCAAGCCTCCCTTGAGGCTGAGGCCAAGGGTAAGGCTGAGGCCCTCCGCATGAAGAAGAAGTTGGAAGCCGACATCAACGAATTGGAGATTGCTCTGGATCATGCCAACAAG GCTAACGCCGAGGCCCAGAAGAACATCAAGCGCTACCAACAGCAGCTCAAGGACATCCAGACCGCCCTTGAGGAAGAACAGAGAGCCCGTGACGATGCCCGTGAACAGCTGGGTATCTCTGAGCGTCGTGCCAACGCTCTGCAGAACGAACTCGAGGAGTCCCGCACTCTGCTGGAGCAGGCCGACCGCGGCCGTCGCCAGGCCGAGCAGGAACTGGCCGATGCCCACGAACAGTTGAACGAAGTTTCCGCCCAGAACGCTTCCATCTCCGCTGCCAAGAGGAAGTTGGAGTCTGAGCTCCAGACTCTGCACTCTGACCTGGATGAGCTCCTCAACGAAGCCAAGAACTCCGAGGAGAAGGCCAAGAAGGCTATGGTTGATGCCGCCCGCCTGGCTGATGAGCTCCGCGCTGAGCAGGATCATGCCCAGACCCAGGAGAAATTGAGGAAGGCCCTTGAGCAGCAGATCAAGGAACTGCAGGTCCGTCTGGATGAGGCTGAGGCCAACGCTCTTAAGGGTGGCAAGAAGGCTATCCAGAAGTTGGAGCAGCGCGTCCGCGAGCTCGAGAACGAGCTGGATGGTGAGCAGAGGAGACACGCCGATGCCCAGAAGAACTTGCGCAAGTCCGAGCGTCGCATCAAGGAGTTGAGCTTCCAGTCTGAGGAGGACCGCAAGAACCACGAGCGCATGCAGGATCTGGTTGACAAGCTGCAACAGAAGATCAAGACATACAAGAGGCAGATTGAGGAGGCTGAGGAAATCGCTGCCCTCAACTTGGCCAAATTCCGCAAGGCCCAGCAGGAGCTCGAGGAAGCTGAGGAGCGTGCCGATCTGGCTGAACAGGCCATTAGCAAATTCCGCGCCAAGGGACGTGCCGGTTCTGTCGGTCGTGGTGCCAGCCCAGCG CCCCGTGCGACATCCGTTAGGCCACAATTCGACGGATTGGCTTTCCCACCAAGATTCGACCTTGCTCCTGAAAACGAATTCTAA